A window of Streptomyces sp. DG1A-41 contains these coding sequences:
- a CDS encoding TetR/AcrR family transcriptional regulator, whose protein sequence is MTSVEEPARPDERERIRDAARTQAEILDVATQEFARAGYDGARVDEIAARTRTTKRMIYYYFGGKEQLFTAVLERAYGVIREAEQQLDVEHLDPVAAIRRLAEVTFDHHEQHPDFIRLVSIENIHEAQHIAASEKLGRIGSPALDVIRRILEEGRRSGLFTADVDAVDLHAMISSFCFFRVSNRHTFGALFGRDLVDPAQRAHYRTMLGDMVIAYLTAERTAV, encoded by the coding sequence ATGACCAGCGTCGAAGAACCGGCACGTCCTGACGAGCGCGAGCGCATCCGTGACGCCGCCCGCACCCAGGCCGAGATCCTCGACGTCGCCACGCAGGAGTTCGCCCGGGCCGGCTACGACGGGGCCCGGGTGGACGAGATCGCCGCCCGTACCCGCACCACGAAGCGGATGATCTACTACTACTTCGGCGGCAAGGAACAGCTGTTCACGGCCGTGCTCGAGCGGGCCTACGGCGTCATCCGGGAGGCCGAGCAGCAGCTCGACGTCGAGCACCTGGACCCGGTGGCGGCCATCCGGCGCCTGGCCGAGGTGACCTTCGACCACCACGAGCAGCACCCGGACTTCATCCGCCTGGTCAGCATCGAGAACATCCACGAGGCGCAGCACATCGCCGCCTCCGAGAAGCTCGGGAGGATCGGCTCCCCCGCCCTCGACGTGATCCGCCGCATCCTGGAAGAAGGCCGCAGGTCAGGGCTGTTCACGGCGGACGTCGACGCCGTCGACCTGCACGCGATGATCTCCTCCTTCTGCTTCTTCCGGGTCTCCAACCGGCACACCTTCGGCGCGCTGTTCGGCCGCGACCTGGTCGACCCGGCGCAGCGCGCGCACTACCGCACCATGCTGGGCGACATGGTGATCGCGTACCTGACGGCGGAGCGCACGGCGGTCTGA
- a CDS encoding shikimate dehydrogenase yields the protein MPKDSYLVGLIGSGIGPSLSPALHEREGDRQGLRLLYRLIDIDPLGMPPEAVGDLVRAARDLGFDGLNITHPCKQLVIEHLDALAPQAEALGAVNTVVFEDGRAVGHNTDVTGFAASFARGLPDAPLERVVQLGAGGAGAAVAHAMLTLGAERVTVVDALPERAAALAGSLNRAFGRGRAAAATPEGQARLLAHADGIVHATPTGMAAHPGLPLPAELLHPGLWVAEVVYRPLETELLRTARALGCATLDGGGMAAFQAADAFRLFTGREPGAARMLADLTELAGAVGARN from the coding sequence GTGCCCAAGGACTCGTATCTTGTCGGACTGATCGGTTCCGGCATCGGCCCGTCGCTCAGCCCGGCGCTGCACGAGCGGGAGGGCGACCGTCAGGGCCTGCGCCTGCTGTACCGGCTGATCGACATCGACCCGCTCGGGATGCCGCCCGAGGCGGTGGGCGATCTCGTGCGGGCCGCCCGCGACCTCGGGTTCGACGGGCTCAACATCACGCACCCCTGCAAGCAGCTCGTCATCGAGCACCTGGACGCGCTCGCCCCGCAGGCCGAGGCGCTGGGCGCGGTCAACACCGTCGTCTTCGAGGACGGCCGCGCGGTCGGCCACAACACGGATGTCACCGGTTTCGCCGCGTCCTTCGCGCGCGGGCTGCCCGACGCACCGCTGGAGCGGGTCGTGCAGCTGGGAGCAGGCGGCGCGGGCGCGGCCGTAGCGCACGCCATGCTCACCCTCGGCGCCGAGCGGGTCACCGTCGTCGACGCCCTGCCCGAACGGGCCGCCGCCTTGGCCGGCTCCCTGAACCGCGCCTTCGGCCGGGGCCGTGCGGCCGCCGCGACCCCGGAGGGGCAGGCGCGGCTGCTCGCGCATGCCGACGGCATCGTCCACGCCACGCCCACCGGCATGGCGGCCCACCCCGGCCTGCCCCTGCCCGCCGAACTGCTCCACCCCGGGCTGTGGGTCGCCGAGGTCGTCTACCGCCCGCTGGAGACCGAACTGCTGCGCACCGCCCGCGCGCTGGGCTGCGCCACCCTCGACGGCGGCGGTATGGCCGCCTTCCAGGCCGCCGACGCGTTCCGCCTGTTCACCGGGCGGGAACCCGGCGCGGCGCGGATGCTGGCGGATCTGACCGAACTGGCCGGGGCCGTAGGGGCACGCAACTAG
- a CDS encoding TIM barrel protein, translating to MRTSIATVSLSGSLTEKLDAAARAGFDGVEIFENDLLASPLTPEEIRARCADLGLCIDLYQPMRDIEAVPEDEFARNLRRARHKFELMRRLGADTVLVCSSVSPQAVDDDALATEQLSRLADLARDSGIRVAYEALAWGRHVSTYDHAWRIVESAGHPALGTCLDSFHILSRGSDPKGIEAVPGEKIFFLQLADAPLLAMDVLQWSRHYRCFPGQGGFDVAGLVRHVLRTGYEGPLSLEVFNDVFRQAEAGPTAVDARRSLLLLEETVGRAALPEPVVPTGVAFAELVTPDAEPLNALLGALGFTRTARHRGKPVALWEQGDARILVNTGPAVRRDGTQLAAIGLESPDPAAASRRAEALLAPVLPRRRAPEDAPLDAVAAPDGTELFFCATGRPDLPDWRADFEDTRPAPAPAPLRRIDHLALTQPWHHFDEAALFHHGVLGLHTQESVDVADPYGLLRSRAVTNADGSVRIALTVGAAPTDDTVHAQHIALATDDVVASARRFRDAGGSLLPVPANYHDDLAARFAFADGELETYRDLGILYDRDAHGVFRHCYTRTVGRVFFELVQRDDGYRGYGAANAPVRLAAQHAVRTLTGG from the coding sequence GTGCGTACGTCCATCGCCACCGTCTCCCTCAGCGGATCCCTCACCGAGAAGCTCGACGCCGCGGCCCGGGCCGGTTTCGACGGGGTGGAGATCTTCGAGAACGACCTGCTGGCCAGTCCCCTCACCCCCGAGGAGATCCGCGCCCGCTGCGCCGACCTCGGCCTCTGCATCGACCTCTACCAGCCGATGCGGGACATCGAGGCCGTCCCCGAGGACGAGTTCGCCCGGAATCTGCGGCGGGCCCGCCACAAGTTCGAGCTGATGCGCAGGCTCGGGGCCGACACGGTCCTCGTCTGCTCCAGCGTCTCCCCGCAGGCGGTGGACGACGACGCCCTCGCTACCGAGCAGCTGAGCCGGCTCGCCGACCTCGCCCGGGACTCCGGGATCCGGGTCGCCTACGAGGCGCTCGCCTGGGGACGGCACGTCAGTACGTACGACCACGCCTGGCGCATCGTCGAGTCGGCCGGCCACCCCGCCCTCGGCACTTGCCTGGACAGCTTCCACATCCTCTCGCGCGGCTCGGACCCCAAGGGAATCGAGGCCGTCCCCGGCGAGAAGATCTTCTTCCTCCAGCTCGCCGACGCCCCGCTGCTCGCCATGGACGTCCTCCAGTGGAGCCGCCACTACCGCTGTTTCCCGGGGCAGGGCGGCTTCGATGTCGCCGGCCTGGTGCGGCACGTGCTGCGCACCGGCTACGAAGGACCGCTCTCCCTGGAGGTCTTCAACGACGTCTTCCGGCAGGCCGAGGCCGGTCCGACCGCCGTCGACGCCCGGCGTTCCCTGCTGCTCCTCGAGGAGACGGTGGGCCGGGCCGCCCTGCCCGAGCCCGTCGTCCCCACCGGCGTCGCCTTCGCGGAGCTGGTCACGCCCGACGCCGAACCCCTCAACGCCCTGCTCGGCGCCCTCGGCTTCACCCGCACCGCCCGCCATCGCGGCAAGCCGGTCGCCCTGTGGGAGCAGGGGGACGCCCGGATCCTCGTCAACACCGGGCCGGCCGTCCGCCGCGACGGCACCCAGCTCGCCGCCATCGGGCTGGAGTCACCGGACCCGGCCGCGGCGTCCCGGCGTGCCGAGGCGCTGCTGGCCCCCGTCCTGCCGCGCCGCCGCGCACCCGAGGACGCCCCGCTCGACGCGGTCGCCGCCCCCGACGGCACGGAGCTGTTCTTCTGCGCCACCGGCCGTCCGGACCTGCCCGACTGGCGGGCCGACTTCGAGGACACTCGCCCGGCACCCGCGCCCGCGCCCCTACGCCGTATCGACCATCTCGCCCTCACCCAGCCCTGGCACCACTTCGACGAGGCGGCCCTCTTCCACCACGGTGTGCTCGGCCTGCACACCCAGGAGAGCGTGGACGTCGCCGACCCCTACGGCCTGCTGCGCAGCCGTGCCGTGACCAACGCCGACGGCAGCGTCCGGATCGCCCTCACCGTCGGCGCCGCGCCCACCGACGACACCGTCCACGCCCAGCACATCGCCCTGGCCACCGACGACGTGGTCGCCTCGGCCCGCCGCTTCCGGGACGCCGGCGGCAGTCTGCTGCCCGTCCCGGCGAACTACCACGACGATCTCGCCGCCCGCTTCGCGTTCGCCGACGGCGAGCTGGAGACCTACCGCGACCTCGGCATCCTCTACGACCGCGACGCCCACGGTGTCTTCCGCCACTGCTACACCCGCACCGTCGGCCGTGTCTTCTTCGAACTGGTCCAACGCGACGACGGCTACCGGGGCTACGGCGCCGCGAACGCCCCGGTACGGCTGGCGGCACAGCACGCGGTGCGGACGCTCACTGGCGGCTGA
- a CDS encoding histidine phosphatase family protein, with protein MGDLLLVRHGETEWSRSGQHTSFTDLPLTPNGEEQAKSLAPLLTGRSFAQILTSPLGRAVHTAELAGLTGAVRDADLHEWYYGAYEGVTTEEIHRTRPDWDLWTDGGPPGPDGKPGESPEEVGERADRVLSRVAGALAEGDVLLVAHGHILRVLTARRLGLPPSQGRLFRLETGTVSRLSTEHGRPVIAEWNTRA; from the coding sequence GTGGGCGATCTGCTTTTGGTCCGCCACGGCGAGACGGAGTGGAGCCGGAGCGGACAGCACACCAGCTTCACCGACCTGCCCCTCACCCCGAACGGCGAGGAACAGGCCAAGTCGCTGGCTCCGCTGCTGACGGGCCGCTCCTTCGCGCAAATCCTCACCAGCCCCCTCGGCCGCGCGGTGCACACCGCCGAACTCGCGGGGCTGACAGGGGCCGTGCGGGACGCGGACCTGCACGAGTGGTACTACGGCGCCTACGAGGGCGTCACCACCGAGGAGATACACCGCACCCGTCCCGACTGGGACCTGTGGACCGACGGGGGCCCGCCCGGCCCCGACGGCAAGCCGGGCGAGTCCCCCGAGGAGGTCGGCGAGCGGGCCGACCGGGTGCTGTCCCGGGTGGCCGGCGCGCTGGCCGAGGGCGATGTGCTGCTGGTGGCGCACGGCCACATCCTCCGCGTCCTGACGGCCCGCCGACTGGGCCTGCCGCCGTCGCAGGGGCGGCTGTTCCGCCTGGAGACGGGCACGGTCAGCCGGCTGTCGACCGAGCACGGCCGGCCCGTGATCGCGGAGTGGAACACCAGGGCGTGA
- the gnd gene encoding phosphogluconate dehydrogenase (NAD(+)-dependent, decarboxylating) — MQIGLVGLGKMGGNMRERLRNAGHTVIGYDTNPEKSDVASLADLVNQLQAPRTVWVMVPAGDPTQHVIDRLADLLKPYDTVVDGGNSRWTDDEKHAEELSKRGIGFVDAGVSGGVWGLKNGYALMVGGEKEYVDRLRPIFEALKPEGPYGFVHAGRVGAGHFAKMVHNGIEYAMMQAYAEGWELLEAVDSVDNVREVFRSWQDGTVIRSWLLDLAVNALDEDEHLEGLRGYAQDSGEGRWTVEAAIDNSVPLPAITASLFSRFASRQDDSPQMKMIAALRNQFGGHAVESAKKA, encoded by the coding sequence ATGCAGATCGGTCTTGTGGGTCTCGGCAAGATGGGCGGCAACATGCGCGAGCGCCTGCGCAACGCCGGCCACACCGTCATCGGCTACGACACCAACCCAGAGAAGTCCGACGTCGCCAGCCTGGCCGACCTCGTCAACCAGCTTCAGGCGCCGCGCACGGTCTGGGTCATGGTCCCGGCCGGCGACCCCACCCAGCACGTCATCGACCGTCTGGCGGACCTCCTCAAGCCGTACGACACGGTGGTCGACGGCGGCAACTCCCGCTGGACGGACGACGAGAAGCACGCCGAGGAGCTGAGCAAGCGCGGCATCGGCTTCGTCGACGCGGGCGTCTCGGGCGGCGTGTGGGGCCTGAAGAACGGCTACGCCCTGATGGTCGGCGGCGAGAAGGAGTACGTCGACCGGCTCCGGCCGATCTTCGAGGCGCTCAAGCCGGAGGGCCCGTACGGCTTCGTCCACGCGGGCCGGGTGGGCGCCGGGCACTTCGCGAAGATGGTCCACAACGGCATCGAGTACGCGATGATGCAGGCCTACGCCGAGGGCTGGGAGCTGCTGGAGGCCGTGGACTCGGTGGACAACGTCCGCGAGGTGTTCCGCTCCTGGCAGGACGGCACGGTCATCCGTTCCTGGCTGCTGGACCTCGCGGTCAACGCCCTCGACGAGGACGAGCACCTGGAGGGCCTGAGGGGCTACGCCCAGGACTCCGGCGAGGGACGCTGGACCGTGGAGGCCGCGATCGACAACTCCGTGCCGCTGCCCGCGATCACCGCCTCCCTGTTCTCCCGGTTCGCCTCCCGGCAGGACGACTCCCCGCAGATGAAGATGATCGCGGCGCTGCGCAACCAGTTCGGCGGGCACGCCGTCGAGTCCGCGAAGAAGGCGTAG
- the pgi gene encoding glucose-6-phosphate isomerase: MSDSPSGSPRLTRRPEWTALEDHRTDALPRPDLRELFAADPGRAERYVVHVGDLRIDYSKHLVTDETLALLQELATATDVFGQRDAMFRGEKINVTENRAVLHTALRAPRDAVIEVDGENVVPGVHAVLEKMSGFANRVRSGEWTGHTGRRIRNVVNIGIGGSDLGPAMAYDALRPFTARELTFRFVSNVDGSDLHEATRDLDPAETLFIVASKTFTTIETITNATSARSWLLEGLGGDEKAVAEHFVALSTNAEKVADFGIDVDNMFEFWDWVGGRYSYDSAIGLSLMIAIGPDRFLEMLDGFRIVDEHFRNAPAEANAPLIMGLLGIWYGNFHDAQSHAVLPYSHYLSKFTAYLQQLDMESNGKSVDRDGRPVQWQTGPVVWGTPGTNGQHAYYQLIHQGTKLIPADLIGFARPVAELSDELKAQHDLLMANLFAQGQALAFGKTAEEVRAEGVPEGQVPHRTFKGNHPTTTILATELTPSVLGQLVALYEHKVFVQGAVWNIDSFDQWGVELGKVLAKRVEPALTEGADVPGLDPSTAALVAAYRNFGK, translated from the coding sequence ATGTCTGACTCCCCCTCCGGCTCCCCCAGGCTCACGCGGCGGCCCGAGTGGACCGCCCTGGAGGACCACCGCACGGACGCCCTGCCGCGGCCGGACCTGCGTGAGCTGTTCGCGGCGGACCCGGGGCGCGCCGAGCGCTACGTCGTGCACGTGGGCGACCTGCGCATCGACTACTCCAAGCACCTGGTCACCGACGAGACCCTCGCCCTGCTCCAGGAGCTGGCCACCGCCACCGACGTGTTCGGTCAGCGCGACGCCATGTTCCGCGGCGAGAAGATCAACGTCACCGAGAACCGGGCCGTGCTGCACACCGCGCTGCGCGCCCCGCGCGACGCGGTGATCGAGGTCGACGGCGAGAACGTCGTCCCGGGCGTGCACGCCGTGCTCGAGAAGATGTCCGGCTTCGCGAACCGGGTGCGCTCCGGGGAGTGGACCGGCCACACCGGCAGGCGCATCCGGAACGTCGTCAACATCGGCATCGGCGGCTCGGATCTCGGCCCGGCGATGGCGTACGACGCGTTGCGGCCGTTCACCGCCCGGGAGCTGACGTTCCGCTTCGTGTCGAACGTGGACGGCTCCGACCTGCACGAGGCCACCCGCGACCTGGACCCGGCGGAGACGCTGTTCATCGTCGCGTCCAAGACCTTCACCACGATCGAGACCATCACGAACGCGACCTCCGCGCGCTCCTGGCTGCTGGAGGGCCTCGGGGGCGACGAGAAGGCGGTCGCCGAGCATTTCGTGGCGCTGTCCACGAACGCCGAGAAGGTCGCGGACTTCGGTATCGACGTCGACAACATGTTCGAGTTCTGGGACTGGGTCGGCGGCCGCTACTCGTACGACTCCGCGATCGGCCTGTCCCTGATGATCGCGATCGGCCCGGACCGCTTCCTGGAGATGCTCGACGGCTTCCGCATCGTCGACGAGCACTTCCGCAACGCCCCCGCGGAGGCCAACGCCCCGCTCATCATGGGCCTGCTCGGCATCTGGTACGGCAACTTCCACGACGCCCAGTCGCACGCCGTCCTGCCGTACAGCCACTACCTGTCCAAGTTCACCGCCTACCTCCAGCAGCTCGACATGGAGTCCAACGGCAAGTCGGTGGACCGCGACGGCCGTCCCGTTCAGTGGCAGACGGGTCCGGTCGTGTGGGGCACGCCCGGCACCAACGGGCAGCACGCCTACTACCAGTTGATCCACCAGGGCACCAAGCTCATCCCCGCCGACCTGATCGGCTTCGCGCGGCCCGTCGCCGAGCTGAGCGACGAACTGAAGGCGCAGCACGACCTGTTGATGGCCAACCTGTTCGCGCAGGGGCAGGCGCTCGCCTTCGGGAAGACCGCCGAGGAGGTGCGGGCCGAGGGCGTGCCCGAGGGACAGGTGCCGCACCGCACGTTCAAGGGCAACCACCCCACCACCACGATCCTGGCCACCGAACTCACCCCGTCGGTCCTCGGCCAGCTGGTCGCCCTCTACGAGCACAAGGTGTTCGTGCAGGGCGCGGTCTGGAACATCGACTCCTTCGACCAGTGGGGCGTCGAACTCGGCAAGGTCCTCGCCAAGCGCGTCGAGCCCGCCCTGACCGAGGGCGCGGACGTCCCCGGTCTCGATCCGTCCACGGCCGCGCTGGTGGCCGCCTACCGCAATTTCGGGAAGTGA
- the opcA gene encoding glucose-6-phosphate dehydrogenase assembly protein OpcA → MKIDLTDTTASKINKALVQGRRAIGTPAVGMVLTMVIVTDEENAYDAIKAAEEASHEHPSRTLVVIKRHARTPRDRQSSRLDAEVRVGADAGTGETVILRTYGEVSEHADSVVLPLLLPDAPVVVWWPMDAPEVPSKDPLGALAQRRITDLYAVANPLEALESRVRSYAPGDTDLAWTRLTPWRSMLAAALDQARAKVISAAVEAEAENPAAELLARWLEARLHVPVDRVVTAGPVVTAVRLGTENGEILIDRPEGPLATLTLPGQPSRTLALKVRATSELIAEELRRLDADEMYAIALNGEATEETPAHV, encoded by the coding sequence ATGAAGATCGACCTGACCGACACCACGGCAAGCAAGATCAACAAGGCGCTGGTGCAGGGCCGCCGCGCCATCGGCACGCCCGCCGTGGGCATGGTCCTGACGATGGTGATCGTCACGGACGAGGAGAACGCCTACGACGCGATCAAGGCGGCCGAGGAGGCCTCGCACGAGCACCCCTCGCGCACCCTGGTCGTCATCAAGCGGCACGCCCGCACCCCGCGCGACCGCCAGTCCTCCCGCCTGGACGCCGAGGTCCGGGTGGGCGCCGACGCGGGCACCGGCGAGACGGTGATCCTGCGGACCTACGGCGAGGTGTCCGAGCACGCCGACTCGGTCGTGCTGCCGCTGCTGCTGCCGGACGCACCGGTGGTGGTGTGGTGGCCGATGGACGCGCCGGAGGTGCCCTCGAAGGATCCGCTCGGGGCGCTGGCCCAGCGGCGGATCACCGACCTGTACGCCGTCGCGAACCCCCTGGAGGCCCTGGAGAGCCGGGTCCGCTCCTACGCACCCGGCGACACCGACCTCGCCTGGACCCGGCTGACGCCCTGGCGTTCGATGCTGGCGGCTGCGCTGGACCAGGCCCGGGCGAAGGTGATCTCGGCGGCCGTCGAGGCCGAGGCCGAGAACCCGGCCGCCGAGCTGCTGGCCCGCTGGCTGGAGGCGCGGCTGCACGTCCCGGTCGACCGTGTGGTCACCGCCGGGCCGGTCGTCACGGCCGTACGCCTGGGCACCGAGAACGGCGAGATCCTCATCGACCGCCCCGAGGGACCGCTGGCCACGCTCACCCTGCCGGGCCAGCCCTCGCGCACCCTCGCGCTGAAGGTCCGCGCCACCTCCGAACTCATCGCCGAGGAGCTGAGGCGCCTCGACGCGGACGAGATGTACGCCATCGCCCTGAACGGCGAGGCAACCGAGGAGACCCCTGCTCATGTCTGA
- the zwf gene encoding glucose-6-phosphate dehydrogenase, with the protein MSEGIPQTAEQETKGTKEDKEARAAQEAAGVEQTGVSGQERAAPPAQHAGTDFANPLRDPRDRRLPRIAGPSGLVIFGVTGDLSRKKLMPAVYDLANRGLLPPGFSLVGFARRDWEDQDFAQVVHDAVREHARTPFREEVWQQLAEGMRFIPGDFDDDTAFKQLRSAVEELDASRGTSGNYAFYLSVPPKFFPKVVQQLKKHKLADAPEGSWRRAVIEKPFGRDLDSACELNAIVHDVFDPEQVFRIDHYLGKETVQNLLALRFANQMFEPIWNRSYVDHVQITMAEDIGIGGRAGYYDGIGAARDVIQNHLLQLMALTAMEEPAAFDAASLLTEKLKVLRAVRLPEDLGRHTVRGQYAAAWQGGTKVRGYLEEEGIDQASSTDTYAAIKLQVDNRRWAGVPFYLRTGKRLGRRVTEIAVVFQRAPHSPFDSTATEELGSNAIVIRVQPDEGMTVRFGSKVPGTSMEIRDVTMDFAYGESFTESSPEAYERLILDVLLGDANLFPRHQEVEESWKILDPIEQYWATHGRPAQYASGSWGPAEADEMLARDGRSWRRP; encoded by the coding sequence ATGAGTGAGGGCATCCCCCAGACGGCCGAGCAGGAGACCAAGGGGACCAAGGAGGACAAGGAGGCCCGGGCCGCCCAGGAGGCGGCCGGGGTGGAGCAGACCGGGGTGAGCGGCCAGGAACGGGCGGCCCCGCCCGCGCAGCACGCCGGCACCGACTTCGCCAACCCCCTGCGCGACCCGCGCGACCGTCGCCTGCCCAGGATCGCGGGCCCGTCCGGGCTCGTCATCTTCGGCGTGACCGGTGACCTGTCCCGCAAGAAGCTGATGCCTGCCGTGTACGACCTGGCCAACCGCGGCCTGCTGCCGCCGGGCTTCTCGCTGGTGGGTTTCGCCCGCCGGGACTGGGAGGACCAGGACTTCGCGCAGGTCGTGCACGACGCGGTCCGGGAGCACGCCCGCACCCCGTTCCGCGAGGAGGTCTGGCAGCAGCTCGCCGAGGGCATGCGGTTCATCCCGGGCGACTTCGACGACGACACGGCGTTCAAGCAGCTGCGCTCCGCCGTCGAGGAGCTGGACGCCTCCCGGGGCACCAGCGGCAACTACGCCTTCTACCTCTCTGTGCCGCCGAAGTTCTTCCCCAAGGTCGTCCAGCAGCTGAAGAAGCACAAGCTGGCCGACGCGCCGGAGGGCTCCTGGCGCCGGGCGGTCATCGAAAAGCCGTTCGGACGCGACCTCGACAGCGCCTGCGAGCTGAACGCGATCGTGCACGACGTGTTCGACCCGGAGCAGGTCTTCCGCATCGACCACTACCTGGGCAAGGAAACAGTCCAGAACCTCCTGGCACTGCGCTTCGCCAACCAGATGTTCGAGCCGATCTGGAACCGGTCGTACGTCGACCATGTGCAGATCACCATGGCCGAGGACATCGGCATCGGCGGTCGCGCGGGGTACTACGACGGCATCGGCGCCGCCCGTGACGTCATCCAGAACCACCTCCTCCAGCTGATGGCACTCACCGCGATGGAGGAACCCGCCGCCTTCGACGCGGCGTCGCTGCTCACCGAGAAGCTGAAGGTGCTGCGGGCCGTGCGGCTGCCGGAGGACCTGGGCAGGCACACCGTGCGCGGGCAGTACGCGGCGGCCTGGCAGGGCGGCACGAAGGTCCGCGGCTACCTGGAGGAGGAAGGCATCGACCAGGCCTCCTCGACCGACACCTACGCCGCGATCAAGCTCCAGGTGGACAACCGCCGCTGGGCGGGTGTGCCGTTCTACCTGCGCACCGGCAAGCGGCTGGGCCGCCGGGTGACCGAGATCGCGGTGGTGTTCCAGCGGGCTCCGCACTCCCCCTTCGACTCCACCGCCACCGAGGAGCTGGGCTCCAACGCGATCGTCATCCGCGTCCAGCCGGACGAGGGCATGACGGTGCGGTTCGGCTCCAAGGTGCCGGGTACGTCGATGGAGATCCGGGACGTGACGATGGACTTCGCCTACGGCGAGTCGTTCACCGAATCGAGCCCCGAGGCGTACGAACGGCTGATCCTGGACGTCCTCCTGGGCGACGCCAACCTGTTCCCCCGTCACCAGGAAGTGGAAGAGTCCTGGAAGATCCTCGACCCGATCGAGCAGTACTGGGCCACGCACGGCCGGCCCGCGCAGTACGCCTCGGGCAGTTGGGGACCCGCGGAAGCCGACGAGATGCTCGCACGAGACGGACGGAGCTGGCGCAGGCCATGA
- the tal gene encoding transaldolase — protein sequence MITVTEATASAGALERLSDEGVSIWLDDLSRRRIESGNLAGLVATRNVVGVTTNPSIFQAAIGSGEGYEEQLADLAVRGVTVDEAVRMMTTADVRAAADVLRPVYDATGGRDGRVSIEVDPRLAHDTAATVAEARQLAWLVDRPNVMIKIPATKAGLPAITEVIGAGISVNVTLIFSLERYREVMDAYIAGLEKAQAAGRDLSAIHSVASFFVSRVDSEIDKRLTLLGTEEALALKGRAALANARLAYEAYEQVFAGPRWQALGGARANRQRPLWASTGVKDPAYKDTLYVDELVAPGTVNTMPEATLNAVADHGDVQGDTVTGGYAQARADLVAVERLGISYDEVVRQLEDEGVAKFEVAWQDLLDAVTKSLNNKGVDAE from the coding sequence ATGATCACTGTGACCGAAGCGACCGCGAGCGCGGGAGCACTCGAGCGCCTGTCCGACGAGGGCGTGTCGATCTGGCTGGACGACCTGTCCCGCCGACGGATCGAGTCCGGCAACCTGGCCGGGCTCGTGGCGACGAGGAACGTCGTCGGCGTCACCACCAACCCGTCCATCTTCCAGGCCGCCATCGGCTCCGGCGAGGGCTACGAGGAACAGCTCGCCGACCTGGCGGTGCGGGGCGTCACCGTCGACGAGGCCGTCCGGATGATGACGACGGCCGACGTCCGGGCCGCCGCCGACGTCCTGCGGCCGGTGTACGACGCCACCGGCGGCCGGGACGGCCGGGTGTCCATCGAAGTCGACCCGCGTCTGGCCCACGACACGGCGGCGACCGTCGCCGAGGCCCGGCAACTGGCCTGGCTGGTGGACCGCCCCAACGTGATGATCAAGATCCCGGCGACGAAGGCGGGTCTGCCGGCGATCACCGAGGTGATCGGCGCGGGCATCAGCGTGAACGTGACGCTGATCTTCTCCCTGGAGCGCTACCGCGAGGTGATGGACGCCTATATCGCCGGTCTGGAGAAGGCGCAGGCGGCCGGTCGCGATCTGTCGGCCATCCACTCGGTCGCGTCCTTCTTCGTCTCCCGTGTCGACTCCGAGATCGACAAGCGGCTGACGCTGCTGGGCACGGAGGAGGCCCTCGCCCTGAAGGGCAGGGCGGCCCTGGCCAACGCGCGGCTCGCCTACGAGGCGTACGAACAGGTCTTCGCCGGGCCGCGCTGGCAGGCCCTGGGCGGTGCCCGCGCGAACCGGCAGCGCCCCCTTTGGGCCTCCACCGGTGTGAAGGACCCCGCTTACAAGGACACCCTGTACGTGGACGAACTGGTCGCTCCCGGCACGGTCAACACCATGCCGGAGGCCACGCTGAACGCCGTCGCCGACCACGGTGACGTCCAGGGCGACACCGTCACCGGCGGTTACGCCCAGGCGCGCGCCGACCTGGTGGCCGTCGAGCGGCTCGGCATTTCGTACGACGAGGTGGTGCGGCAACTGGAGGACGAAGGCGTCGCCAAGTTCGAGGTGGCCTGGCAGGACCTGCTGGACGCGGTCACCAAGTCCTTGAACAACAAGGGAGTTGACGCGGAATGA